In Cololabis saira isolate AMF1-May2022 chromosome 1, fColSai1.1, whole genome shotgun sequence, the following proteins share a genomic window:
- the arpc1b gene encoding actin-related protein 2/3 complex subunit 1B, giving the protein MAYHSFLLEPISCHAWNKDRSQIALCPNNHEVHIYKKDGTKWAKIHELKEHNGPVTGIDWAPDSNRIVTCGADRNAYVWTLKEGAWKPTLVILRINRAARCVKWSPKENKFAVGSGSRLISICYFEQENDWWVCKHIKKPIRSTILSLDWHPNNVLLAAGSCDFKCRVFSAYIKEVEEKPGPTPWGSKMPFGEVLFESGGSGAAAETSGGGGWVHSVCFSHSGNRLAWVSHDSTVSVAEGGKTGTVKSLSSETLPLLCVTFITENSLVAAGHDCYPMLFVYDGAKGSLTFGGKLDVPKQAAQKGISARERFQNLDRRASETQSTDKNLNTLHKNSISEISVLEGGRSKCTKFCTTGMDGGMAIWDVKSLESAMKDLKIV; this is encoded by the exons ATGGCCTACCATAGCTTCCTGCTGGAACCAATTAGCTGTCATGCCTGGAACAAAGATCGGTCCC AGATAGCCCTGTGCCCCAACAATCACGAGGTCCACATCTACAAGAAAGATGGGACCAAGTGGGCCAAAATCCATGAGCTGAAGGAGCATAATGGCCCAGTGACCG GTATCGACTGGGCTCCGGACAGCAACCGTATCGTGACCTGCGGAGCGGACCGCAACGCCTACGTGTGGACCCTGAAAGAGGGGGCATGGAAGCCAACCCTGGTCATCCTCAGGATCAACCGCGCCGCTCGCTGTGTCAAGTGGTCACCAAAAGAGAACAAGTTCGCTGTCGGGAGTGGCTCGCGGCTCATCTCCATCTGCTACTTTGAGCAGGAAAATGACTG GTGGGTGTGCAAGCACATCAAGAAGCCAATCCGCTCAACCATTTTGAGTTTGGACTGGCATCCCAATAACGTTCTGCTGGCTGCTGGATCCTGCGATTTCAAATGCAG GGTGTTCTCAGCCTACATaaaggaggtggaggagaagccCGGCCCAACCCCCTGGGGTAGCAAGATGCCATTTGGGGAGGTCTTGTTTGAGTCTGGAGggtctggagctgcagccgagACTTCGGGAGGAGGCGGTTGGGTGCACAGTGTGTGTTTTTCACACTCCGGCAACCGTCTGGCCTGGGTCTCCCATGACTCCACGGTGTCTGTCGCAGAGGGAGGCAAGACGGGCAC GGTGAAAAGTCTGAGTTCAGAGACTCTTCCTCTGCTGTGTGTTACCTTCATCACTGAGAACAGCCTAGTTGCAGCT GGCCATGACTGTTACCCAATGCTGTTTGTGTATGACGGCGCCAAAGGCAGCCTGACATTTGGTGGCAAGCTGGATGTCCCCAAACAGGCCGCACAGAAGGGCATCAGTGCCAGGGAGCGTTTCCAGAACCTGGACCGTCGAGCCTCAGAGACCCAGTCCACCGACAAGAACCTGAACACACTCCACAAGAACAGTATCAG CGAAATCTCAGTGCTGGAAGGAGGAAGAAGCAAGTGTACCAAGTTCTGCACCACCGGCATGGATGGAGGAATGGCCATTTGGGATGTCAAG AGTCTGGAGTCTGCTATGAAGGATTTGAAGATAGTGTGA